Proteins from a genomic interval of Bradyrhizobium sp. CCGB01:
- a CDS encoding helix-turn-helix domain-containing protein: MLTQTLNTQAINTQIRGKIAPAHPVSDQFGAIAGHVGLVATEFSYRKDEEIYGEDEPAEYVYQVITGAVRSYKLLSDGRRQIGSFHLPGDVFGLESGPSHRLAAEAIIDTTVRLVKRASLEKAAGTDVQVARQLWAMTAGELRHAEDHMLLLGRKTAMERVATFLLEMDRRLAVAGMMALPMCRRDIGDYLGLTLETVSRALSQLHTQGILGFSGARQIVLRNRARLHNLDA; this comes from the coding sequence ATGCTGACCCAGACGCTCAACACCCAGGCGATCAACACGCAAATTCGTGGCAAGATCGCTCCTGCCCATCCCGTCTCCGACCAGTTCGGCGCGATCGCCGGCCATGTCGGCCTCGTCGCCACGGAGTTCTCCTACCGCAAGGACGAGGAGATCTACGGCGAGGACGAGCCGGCCGAATATGTCTACCAGGTCATCACTGGCGCGGTGCGCAGCTACAAGCTGCTCTCCGACGGCCGCCGCCAGATCGGCTCCTTCCATCTTCCCGGTGATGTGTTCGGCCTTGAATCCGGCCCCAGCCACCGCCTCGCCGCCGAAGCCATCATCGACACGACCGTGCGCCTGGTGAAGCGCGCCAGCCTGGAGAAGGCCGCCGGCACCGACGTGCAGGTCGCCCGCCAGCTCTGGGCCATGACCGCCGGCGAACTGCGTCATGCCGAAGACCACATGCTGCTGCTGGGACGCAAGACCGCGATGGAGCGCGTCGCGACCTTCCTGCTCGAGATGGACCGCCGCCTCGCGGTTGCCGGCATGATGGCGCTGCCGATGTGCCGCCGCGACATCGGCGACTATCTCGGCCTCACGCTGGAAACCGTGTCGCGCGCGCTGTCGCAGCTTCACACCCAGGGCATTCTCGGCTTCTCCGGCGCCCGCCAGATCGTGCTGCGCAACCGGGCACGCCTGCACAATCTCGACGCCTGA
- a CDS encoding response regulator, producing MIEIGSHHQRLPVTSSAKPTVYVVDDDAAVLGSLRFLLETDGFDVRTFRNATALLNASGAPGADCYVIDYKMPDINGIELAGRLRQSDEGTPVILITGYPDGNISARAAAAGVKDVILKPLLDENLVKSIRHAIQDGRGN from the coding sequence ATGATCGAGATCGGCTCGCACCATCAGCGGCTCCCAGTGACGTCATCCGCAAAGCCCACCGTCTACGTGGTCGACGACGATGCCGCCGTGCTGGGATCGCTCCGCTTCCTGCTGGAAACCGACGGCTTCGACGTGCGGACCTTCAGGAATGCGACGGCCCTGCTCAATGCCAGTGGTGCCCCCGGCGCGGACTGCTACGTGATCGACTACAAGATGCCCGATATCAACGGGATCGAGCTTGCCGGCCGCCTGCGTCAGTCCGACGAGGGCACGCCCGTGATCCTGATCACCGGCTATCCCGACGGGAACATCTCGGCCCGCGCGGCGGCCGCAGGCGTCAAAGACGTGATCCTGAAGCCGCTTCTCGACGAAAACCTGGTCAAGTCCATCCGCCACGCCATCCAGGACGGACGCGGCAACTGA
- a CDS encoding HPP family protein, which yields MYKFLEETVDGYMTRNVKAVRRDHDLLALSEMFENDDFNSYPVEDDGQVVGIVTKFDILKCFAFTPSQMLPRYHELMSRKIGDVMTPEFIYVSPDTRLTRVLQIMVEHRIRSIIVLDAAQKLAGIIAREDVIAALKATAMD from the coding sequence GTGTACAAATTTCTTGAAGAGACCGTCGACGGCTACATGACGCGCAACGTCAAGGCGGTGCGGCGCGACCACGACCTACTCGCGCTCAGCGAGATGTTCGAAAACGACGATTTCAACTCCTACCCGGTCGAGGACGACGGACAGGTGGTCGGCATCGTCACCAAATTCGACATCCTGAAGTGCTTCGCCTTCACGCCGAGCCAGATGCTGCCGCGCTATCACGAGCTGATGAGCCGCAAGATCGGCGACGTCATGACGCCCGAGTTCATCTATGTCAGCCCCGACACGCGGCTGACGCGCGTGCTCCAGATCATGGTCGAACACCGCATCCGGAGCATCATCGTGCTCGACGCCGCGCAAAAGCTGGCCGGAATCATCGCCCGCGAAGACGTCATCGCGGCGCTCAAGGCGACGGCGATGGACTAA
- the ccoN gene encoding cytochrome-c oxidase, cbb3-type subunit I has product MSQPSISKSMSIGESGLAIGFAVTAFLCVIASAKALDAPFAFHAALSAAASLAVVFGIINRYFDRPPALPPAEIDGRPNYNMGPIKFTAVMAMFWGIAGFLVGLIIASQLAWPALNFDLPWTSFGRLRPLHTSAVIFAFGGNVLIGTSLYVVQKSCRVRLAGDLAPWFVVIGYNFFILVAGTGYLLGVTQSKEYAEPEWYADLWLTIVWVVYLLVFLATIIKRKEPHIFVANWFYLAFIVTIAVLHLGNNPALPVSVFGSKSYIAWGGIQDAMFQWWYGHNAVGFFLTAGFLAIMYYFIPKRAERPIYSYRLSIIHFWALIFLYIWAGPHHLHYTALPDWTQTLGMTFSIMLWMPSWGGMINGLMTLSGAWDKLRTDPVLRMLVVSVAFYGMSTFEGPMMSIKVVNSLSHYTDWTIGHVHSGALGWVGFVSFGALYCLVPWVWNRKGLYSLKLVNWHFWIATLGIVLYISAMWVSGILQGLMWRAYTSLGFLEYSFIESVEAMHPFYIIRAAGGGLFLIGALIMAYNLWMTVRVGEQEVQMPVALQPAE; this is encoded by the coding sequence ATGAGCCAGCCCTCCATCTCGAAATCCATGTCCATCGGTGAAAGCGGCCTGGCTATAGGGTTCGCAGTCACCGCCTTCCTCTGCGTGATCGCCTCGGCCAAGGCGCTCGATGCGCCTTTCGCCTTCCACGCCGCGCTCAGCGCGGCGGCGAGCCTCGCTGTGGTCTTTGGTATCATCAACCGCTACTTCGATCGTCCGCCGGCGCTGCCGCCGGCGGAGATCGACGGCCGCCCCAACTACAATATGGGTCCGATCAAGTTCACCGCTGTCATGGCGATGTTCTGGGGCATTGCCGGCTTCCTCGTCGGCCTCATCATCGCCTCGCAGCTGGCCTGGCCCGCGCTGAATTTCGATCTGCCCTGGACCAGCTTCGGCCGGCTGCGTCCGCTGCACACCTCGGCGGTGATCTTCGCCTTCGGCGGCAACGTGCTGATCGGCACGTCGCTCTATGTGGTGCAGAAGTCCTGCCGCGTGCGCCTTGCCGGCGACCTCGCGCCCTGGTTCGTCGTGATCGGTTACAACTTCTTCATCCTGGTCGCCGGCACCGGCTATCTGCTCGGCGTCACCCAGTCCAAGGAATATGCCGAGCCGGAATGGTATGCCGACCTCTGGCTCACCATCGTCTGGGTCGTCTATCTCCTGGTCTTCCTTGCCACCATCATCAAGCGCAAGGAGCCGCATATCTTCGTCGCGAACTGGTTCTATCTCGCCTTCATCGTGACGATCGCGGTCCTGCATCTCGGCAACAATCCCGCGCTCCCGGTCTCGGTGTTCGGCTCGAAATCCTACATCGCCTGGGGCGGCATCCAGGACGCCATGTTCCAGTGGTGGTACGGCCATAACGCGGTCGGCTTCTTCCTGACCGCCGGCTTCCTCGCCATCATGTACTACTTCATTCCGAAGCGCGCCGAGCGGCCGATCTATTCCTATCGCCTCTCGATCATCCACTTCTGGGCGCTGATCTTCCTCTACATCTGGGCCGGTCCCCACCATCTGCACTACACGGCGCTGCCGGACTGGACGCAGACGCTCGGCATGACCTTCTCGATCATGCTGTGGATGCCGTCCTGGGGCGGCATGATCAACGGCCTGATGACGCTGTCAGGCGCCTGGGACAAGCTGCGCACCGATCCTGTGCTGCGCATGCTCGTGGTCTCCGTCGCCTTCTACGGCATGTCGACCTTCGAAGGCCCGATGATGTCGATCAAGGTGGTGAACTCGCTCAGCCACTACACCGACTGGACCATCGGCCACGTGCATTCCGGCGCGCTCGGCTGGGTCGGCTTCGTCTCCTTCGGCGCGCTGTACTGCCTGGTGCCGTGGGTGTGGAATCGCAAGGGCCTCTACAGCCTCAAGCTCGTCAACTGGCACTTCTGGATCGCGACGCTGGGCATCGTGCTCTACATCTCGGCGATGTGGGTGTCCGGCATCCTCCAGGGCCTGATGTGGCGCGCCTACACTTCGCTCGGCTTCCTCGAATATTCCTTCATCGAGAGCGTCGAGGCGATGCATCCCTTCTACATCATCCGCGCCGCCGGCGGCGGCCTGTTCCTGATCGGCGCGCTGATCATGGCCTACAATCTCTGGATGACCGTTCGCGTTGGCGAACAGGAAGTCCAGATGCCCGTCGCGCTCCAGCCGGCGGAATGA
- the fixJ gene encoding response regulator FixJ produces the protein MTKGHVYVIDDDEAMRDSLNFLLDSSGFGVTLFDNAQSFIDALPGLAFGCVVSDVRMPGLDGIELLKWMKAQHSAFPILIMTGHGDVPLAVEAMKLGAIDFLEKPFEDDRLTTMIETAIRQAEPAARNEAISQDVAARVASLSPRERQVMEGLIAGLSNKLIAREYDISPRTIEVYRANVMTKMQAGSLSELVRLAMRAGMLKD, from the coding sequence ATGACCAAGGGACATGTCTACGTCATCGACGACGACGAGGCGATGCGGGACTCGCTGAACTTCCTGCTGGATTCCTCCGGCTTCGGCGTCACGCTGTTCGACAATGCGCAGAGCTTCATCGATGCCCTCCCCGGCCTCGCCTTCGGCTGCGTCGTCTCCGACGTGCGCATGCCAGGCCTCGATGGCATCGAGCTTCTGAAGTGGATGAAGGCTCAGCACAGCGCGTTCCCGATCCTGATCATGACCGGCCATGGCGACGTGCCGCTCGCGGTCGAGGCGATGAAGCTCGGAGCGATCGACTTTCTCGAGAAGCCGTTCGAGGACGACCGCCTCACCACCATGATCGAAACGGCGATCCGCCAGGCCGAGCCGGCGGCCAGGAACGAGGCCATCTCGCAGGACGTCGCCGCGCGCGTCGCCTCCTTGAGTCCCAGGGAACGCCAGGTCATGGAGGGACTGATTGCCGGTCTCTCCAACAAGCTGATCGCCCGCGAATACGACATCAGCCCGCGCACCATCGAGGTCTACCGGGCCAACGTCATGACCAAGATGCAGGCGGGCAGCCTGTCGGAACTGGTGCGGCTGGCGATGCGCGCCGGCATGCTGAAGGATTGA
- a CDS encoding CcoQ/FixQ family Cbb3-type cytochrome c oxidase assembly chaperone produces MKAILTLDNLASGLVTTIWTPVFVAIFLAIIAYALWPRNKAAFDEAAHLPLREE; encoded by the coding sequence ATGAAAGCCATCCTGACACTCGACAATCTCGCGTCCGGTCTCGTCACCACGATCTGGACGCCGGTGTTCGTCGCGATCTTTCTCGCGATCATCGCCTACGCACTTTGGCCCCGCAACAAGGCCGCTTTCGACGAAGCGGCTCACCTGCCGTTGCGGGAGGAGTAA
- the ccoP gene encoding cytochrome-c oxidase, cbb3-type subunit III, protein MTDHHSDIDSVTGKSTTGHEWDGIKELNTPLPRWWVISFYLTIVWAIGYWIVYPAWPLISSNTTGLFGYSSRADVAVELANLEKIRGDKMAVLGAASLADIEKDPALLALARAKGKTVFGDNCAPCHGSGGAGAKGFPNLNDDDWLWGGTLDQIMQTIQFGARSGHAKAHEGQMLAFGKDGVLKGDEIVTVANYVRSLSGLSTRKGFDAAKGEKIFAENCVACHGDGGKGNPEMGAPNLTDKIWLYGSDEASLIETISLGRAGVMPAWEGRLDPATIKAMAVYVHSLGGGK, encoded by the coding sequence ATGACCGATCATCATAGCGACATCGATTCCGTCACCGGCAAGTCCACGACCGGACACGAGTGGGACGGCATCAAGGAGCTCAACACGCCGCTGCCGCGCTGGTGGGTGATCTCCTTCTACCTCACCATCGTCTGGGCGATCGGCTACTGGATCGTCTATCCGGCCTGGCCGCTGATCTCCAGCAACACGACCGGCCTGTTCGGCTATTCGTCGCGTGCCGACGTCGCGGTCGAGCTCGCCAATCTCGAGAAGATCCGGGGTGACAAGATGGCGGTGCTGGGCGCGGCCTCGCTCGCCGACATCGAGAAGGACCCGGCGTTGCTGGCGCTCGCGCGCGCCAAGGGCAAGACCGTGTTCGGCGACAATTGCGCGCCGTGTCACGGCTCGGGCGGCGCCGGCGCAAAGGGCTTCCCGAATCTCAACGACGACGACTGGCTGTGGGGCGGCACGCTCGATCAGATCATGCAGACCATCCAGTTCGGCGCGCGTTCGGGCCACGCCAAGGCGCATGAGGGCCAGATGCTCGCCTTCGGCAAGGACGGCGTTTTGAAGGGCGACGAGATCGTCACGGTCGCCAACTATGTGCGGTCGCTGTCGGGCCTCTCGACCCGCAAGGGCTTCGATGCCGCCAAGGGCGAGAAGATTTTTGCGGAGAATTGCGTCGCCTGCCACGGCGACGGCGGCAAGGGCAACCCGGAGATGGGCGCACCGAACCTGACCGACAAGATCTGGCTCTACGGCTCGGACGAGGCGAGCCTGATCGAGACCATCAGCCTCGGCCGCGCCGGCGTGATGCCGGCCTGGGAAGGGCGGCTCGATCCGGCCACCATCAAGGCGATGGCGGTCTACGTCCACTCGCTGGGCGGTGGAAAATAA
- the ccoO gene encoding cytochrome-c oxidase, cbb3-type subunit II — MSFWTRHQIFEKNSIVLIVGILLVIAIGGLVEITPLFYLKSTIEAVDGVRPYTPLELAGRNVYVREGCYLCHSQMIRPLRDEVERYGHFSLAAESMYDHPFQWGSKRTGPDLARVGAKYSDDWHVTHLTNPRAIVPQSVMPGYPFLSQTEVDPDTIADHMKTLKAVGTPYTDDQIANAGADLKAQADPDNAGSDAFSKRYARAVVRNFDGKAGTPTEMDALIAYLQMLGTLVDFKLYNEKANLR, encoded by the coding sequence ATGTCGTTCTGGACACGCCACCAAATCTTCGAAAAGAACTCGATCGTCCTGATCGTCGGCATCCTGCTGGTGATCGCGATCGGCGGTCTCGTCGAGATCACCCCGCTGTTCTATCTCAAGAGCACGATCGAGGCGGTCGACGGGGTGCGGCCCTACACGCCGCTGGAGCTCGCAGGCCGCAACGTCTACGTCCGCGAAGGCTGCTATCTCTGCCATTCGCAGATGATCCGCCCGCTGCGTGACGAGGTCGAGCGCTACGGCCACTTCTCGCTCGCCGCTGAAAGCATGTACGACCATCCGTTCCAGTGGGGCTCGAAGCGTACCGGTCCCGATCTGGCCCGCGTCGGCGCCAAATATTCCGACGACTGGCATGTGACCCATCTGACCAACCCGCGCGCGATCGTGCCGCAGTCGGTGATGCCGGGCTATCCGTTCCTGAGCCAGACCGAGGTCGATCCCGATACGATCGCCGACCACATGAAGACGCTGAAGGCCGTCGGCACGCCCTATACCGATGACCAGATCGCCAACGCGGGCGCCGACCTGAAAGCCCAGGCCGACCCTGACAATGCCGGCTCCGACGCCTTCAGCAAGCGCTACGCCAGGGCCGTCGTGCGCAACTTCGACGGCAAGGCCGGCACGCCGACCGAGATGGACGCGCTGATCGCGTACCTCCAGATGCTCGGCACGCTGGTCGACTTCAAGCTCTACAACGAGAAAGCCAATCTTCGCTGA
- the fixL gene encoding sensor protein FixL — MSPTRVTHPPDDGRGEHFRVRIEGFGVGTWDLDLTTQELEWSETARMLLGVERGEPASYELFLSRLEPEDRARVETAIRQVTEHGGGFDVSFRISGNSGRGKWIRARAGLIRDDSGVARHLSGILLDIDKEKQVEEALRTRETHLRSILHTIPDAMIVIDGRGIMQLFSTAAERLFGWSEQEAIGQNVSILMPEPDRTRHDSYIARYRSTNDPHIIGIGRIVTGKRRDGTTFPMHLSIGEMQSGGEPYFTGFVRDLTEHQQTQARLQELQSELVHVSRLTAMGEMASALAHEINQPLAAISNYMKGSRRLLAGSTDANTPKIENALDRAAEQALRAGQIIRRLRDFVSRGESEKRVESLSKLIEEAGALGLAGAREQNVQLRFSLDPDADLVLADRVQIQQVLVNLFRNALEAMAQSPRRELVLANKRISDDMIEVEVSDTGSGFQDDVIPNLFQTFFTTKDTGMGVGLSISRSIIEAHGGRMWAEGNASGGATFRFTLPAADEN, encoded by the coding sequence TTGTCGCCGACCCGCGTAACGCATCCGCCCGACGACGGTCGCGGCGAGCATTTCCGGGTTCGGATCGAAGGATTCGGCGTCGGCACCTGGGATCTCGACCTCACGACGCAAGAACTGGAGTGGTCGGAAACCGCGCGGATGCTGCTCGGTGTCGAGCGTGGCGAGCCGGCGAGCTACGAGCTCTTCCTGTCGCGTCTCGAGCCCGAGGACCGCGCGCGCGTCGAGACAGCGATCAGGCAGGTCACCGAGCATGGCGGCGGCTTCGACGTCTCCTTCAGGATTTCCGGCAACTCCGGCCGCGGCAAATGGATCAGGGCCCGCGCCGGCCTGATCAGGGACGATTCCGGTGTCGCCCGCCATCTCAGCGGCATCCTCCTCGACATCGACAAGGAGAAGCAGGTCGAGGAAGCCCTGCGCACGCGCGAGACCCATCTCCGCTCGATCCTTCACACCATTCCCGACGCCATGATCGTGATCGACGGCCGCGGCATCATGCAGCTGTTCAGCACCGCGGCCGAGCGCCTGTTCGGCTGGTCCGAGCAGGAGGCGATCGGCCAGAACGTCAGCATCCTGATGCCGGAACCGGACCGCACCCGCCACGACAGCTATATCGCGCGCTATCGCAGCACGAACGATCCGCACATCATCGGCATCGGCCGCATCGTGACCGGAAAGCGCCGCGACGGCACGACATTCCCGATGCATCTGTCGATCGGCGAGATGCAGTCCGGCGGCGAGCCCTATTTCACCGGCTTCGTCCGCGACCTCACCGAGCACCAGCAGACCCAGGCGCGGCTCCAGGAATTGCAGTCAGAGCTCGTCCATGTCTCGCGGCTGACCGCGATGGGTGAGATGGCCTCGGCGCTCGCTCATGAGATCAACCAGCCGCTGGCCGCAATCAGCAATTACATGAAGGGTTCCCGGCGGCTGCTGGCCGGCAGCACCGACGCCAACACGCCAAAGATCGAAAACGCGCTCGATCGCGCCGCGGAGCAGGCCTTGCGCGCCGGCCAGATTATCCGCCGCCTGCGCGACTTCGTCTCCCGCGGCGAGTCGGAGAAGCGGGTCGAGAGCCTGTCCAAGCTGATCGAGGAAGCCGGCGCGCTCGGGCTTGCCGGCGCGCGCGAGCAGAACGTGCAGCTCCGCTTCAGCCTCGATCCGGACGCCGATCTCGTGCTCGCCGACCGCGTGCAGATCCAGCAGGTGCTGGTCAATCTGTTCCGCAACGCGCTGGAGGCGATGGCGCAGTCGCCACGGCGCGAGCTCGTACTCGCCAACAAGCGCATCAGTGACGACATGATCGAGGTCGAGGTCTCCGACACCGGCTCCGGTTTCCAGGACGACGTCATTCCAAATCTGTTCCAGACCTTCTTCACCACCAAAGACACCGGCATGGGCGTAGGACTGTCCATCAGCCGCTCGATCATCGAGGCTCACGGCGGCCGCATGTGGGCCGAGGGCAACGCATCGGGCGGTGCGACATTCCGTTTCACCTTGCCGGCAGCCGACGAGAACTGA
- a CDS encoding universal stress protein codes for MTFATVMVSLALDQSNEARLQVAGELAERFEADLVGVAAARFASPLYFTDGAEAQSLIDREEASIRKRLADLEVQFRAATKNRGGRVEWRSAMDFPARFVSAQARCADLLVSGGQSPAFSDAFALASPKDLVMQAGRPLLVVPDKANWLDLRSVLVAWKDSPESRRAVADALPMLHKARDVTIVEIPEPGDDRSAMMAGVTDVAAWLARHGITATARVSEAVRNDAAAAQLEKIAGDVGAGLIVAGAYGHSRFRELILGGVTEYLVTQSARSVLLSH; via the coding sequence ATGACATTCGCGACCGTGATGGTCAGCCTGGCGCTCGATCAGTCCAACGAGGCGCGGCTTCAGGTCGCGGGCGAGCTCGCCGAGCGATTCGAGGCCGATCTCGTCGGGGTCGCGGCGGCACGGTTCGCTTCGCCCCTCTATTTCACCGACGGTGCGGAGGCCCAGAGCCTGATCGACCGGGAGGAAGCCTCCATCAGGAAGCGCCTTGCCGATCTGGAGGTCCAATTCCGCGCCGCCACGAAGAATCGCGGCGGGCGCGTGGAGTGGCGCAGCGCCATGGATTTTCCGGCGCGATTCGTGTCGGCGCAGGCGCGCTGCGCCGACCTCCTCGTCAGCGGCGGGCAGAGCCCGGCCTTCTCCGACGCGTTCGCGCTTGCAAGCCCGAAGGATCTGGTGATGCAGGCCGGCCGCCCGCTGCTGGTCGTTCCCGACAAGGCCAACTGGCTCGATCTGCGCAGCGTGCTGGTGGCGTGGAAGGACTCGCCGGAGTCGCGGCGCGCGGTGGCCGACGCGCTGCCGATGCTGCACAAGGCGCGGGATGTGACCATCGTTGAAATTCCGGAGCCCGGCGACGATCGTTCGGCCATGATGGCCGGCGTCACCGACGTTGCCGCCTGGCTCGCTCGTCACGGCATCACCGCGACGGCGCGGGTCTCGGAGGCCGTGCGAAACGACGCCGCCGCTGCTCAATTGGAGAAGATCGCCGGCGACGTCGGTGCCGGCCTGATTGTCGCCGGCGCCTACGGTCATTCCCGCTTCCGCGAGCTGATCCTCGGCGGCGTCACCGAATATCTGGTCACGCAATCCGCGCGCAGCGTGCTGCTGTCGCACTGA
- the ccoG gene encoding cytochrome c oxidase accessory protein CcoG, producing the protein MNKTVNPNELTSDDDNGPLYVAQKKVYPQSISGTFRRIKWGLMAFCLGVYYFLPFVRWNRGLGAPSQAVLIDLPNSRFYFFFIELWPQEVYYFTGLLIVAAVALFLMNSIGGRIWCGYLCPQTVWTDLFYAVERLVEGDRRERMRKDKSSDPMKLERISEIVLKHSIWLLIAWWTGGAWVLYFNDAPTLVKELVTFQAPMIAYIWIAILTATTYLLAGFMREQVCTYMCPWPRIQAALTDEWALNVTYRYDRGEKRTSVKKAAELRALGEQVGDCVDCYQCVAVCPTGIDIRNGPQLECIQCGLCIDACDNVMTKIGRPKRLIGYDNDINIQRRQEGKAPVYRIVRARTVAYSAIIAAVGGIMIYTLATRSLLDVNVLHDRNPVAVRLSDGSIRNAYTVRLLNKSGYDRVVAIDANGPANLTTHVVGIDSVTPDRPMIVIPRDSTSELRLLVTAPAESNPEKSIPVRFHVTDIGLGEVATATDNFVAP; encoded by the coding sequence ATGAACAAGACCGTGAACCCGAACGAGCTCACATCGGACGACGACAACGGGCCGCTCTATGTGGCCCAGAAGAAAGTCTATCCCCAAAGCATCTCCGGCACCTTCCGCCGGATCAAATGGGGCCTGATGGCGTTCTGCCTCGGCGTCTACTACTTCCTGCCCTTCGTGCGCTGGAATCGCGGCCTCGGCGCCCCTAGCCAGGCGGTGCTGATCGATCTTCCCAACAGCCGCTTCTATTTCTTCTTCATCGAGCTGTGGCCGCAGGAGGTCTACTACTTCACCGGCCTGTTGATCGTCGCCGCGGTAGCGCTGTTCCTGATGAATTCGATCGGCGGCCGTATCTGGTGCGGCTATCTCTGCCCGCAGACGGTGTGGACCGATCTGTTCTACGCCGTCGAGCGTCTGGTCGAGGGCGACCGCCGCGAGCGGATGAGGAAAGACAAGTCGTCCGACCCGATGAAGCTCGAGCGCATCTCCGAGATCGTGCTCAAGCATTCGATCTGGCTGCTGATCGCCTGGTGGACCGGCGGCGCCTGGGTGCTCTATTTCAACGACGCGCCGACGCTGGTGAAGGAGCTCGTCACCTTCCAGGCGCCGATGATCGCCTATATCTGGATCGCCATCCTCACCGCGACGACCTATCTGCTCGCCGGCTTCATGCGCGAGCAGGTCTGCACCTATATGTGCCCGTGGCCGCGCATCCAGGCCGCGCTCACCGACGAATGGGCGCTCAACGTCACCTACCGCTACGACCGCGGCGAGAAGCGCACCTCGGTCAAGAAGGCCGCCGAGCTGCGTGCGCTCGGCGAGCAGGTCGGCGATTGCGTCGACTGCTATCAATGCGTCGCGGTCTGCCCGACCGGCATCGACATCCGCAACGGGCCGCAGCTCGAATGCATCCAGTGCGGGCTCTGCATCGACGCCTGCGACAACGTCATGACCAAGATCGGCCGGCCGAAGCGGCTGATCGGCTACGACAACGACATCAACATCCAGCGCCGCCAGGAAGGCAAGGCGCCGGTCTATCGTATCGTCCGGGCCCGAACCGTTGCCTACAGCGCGATCATCGCGGCGGTCGGCGGCATCATGATCTATACGCTGGCGACCCGCAGCCTGCTCGACGTCAACGTGCTGCACGACCGCAACCCGGTCGCGGTCAGGCTCAGCGACGGCTCGATCCGCAACGCCTATACGGTGCGGCTGCTGAACAAGAGCGGCTATGACCGCGTCGTCGCCATCGACGCGAACGGTCCGGCCAATCTGACCACGCACGTCGTCGGCATCGATTCCGTGACGCCGGACAGGCCGATGATCGTGATCCCGCGCGACTCCACCAGCGAGCTGCGCCTGCTCGTCACCGCGCCGGCGGAGAGCAATCCGGAGAAGTCCATTCCCGTGCGCTTCCACGTCACCGACATCGGCCTTGGCGAGGTCGCCACCGCCACCGACAATTTCGTCGCGCCGTAA